The sequence GCCACGAAGGCCGCCGGCAGGATAGCCGGGTTCGAGGTCAGGCGCGTCCTGAACGAGCCCACGGCAGCCGCGCTGGCCTTCATGGAGCCGACCGAGAGGAAGCGCCTCGCCGTGTACGACCTGGGCGGAGGCACCTTCGACATCAGCATCCTGCAGGTCGTGAACGGCGTGTTCGAGGTCATGGCCACCAGCGGCAACACCCACCTCGGCGGCGACGACTTCGACGCCAGGATCGTCGAATGGATCATCTCCGAATTCAAGCGCGAGCACGGCCTCGACCTCAGCTCCGACCCCGTCGCCCTCCAGAGGATCCGTGAGGCGGCCGAGCGTGCGAAGTGCGAGCTCTCGACGGTTCTCGAAGCCGGGATCAACCTGCCCTTCATCGCTTCCGACGAGGAGGGGCCGAAGCACCTCGAGATGTCGCTCACGAGAGGCCTGCTCGAGAGCCTCATAGAGGATCTGGTCAAGCTCACGCGGGAACCCTCCGAGAAGGCGCTCAACGACGCCTCCGTCAGACCCGAGGAGATCGATCACGTGCTCCTGGTGGGCGGCTCCACGAGGATGCCCTTCGTGCGGAAGATGGTCGAGGACATCTTCCACCAGAAGCCCGCCCACAGCGTCAACCCCGACGAGGTCGTCGGCATAGGCGCCGCGGTGGAGGCTTCCGTCCTCACGGGTCAGAGGAAGGACCTGGTCCTTCTCGACGTGACCCCGCTCACTCTCGGTGTCGAGACGCTCGGCGGGGTGATGGCGCCGATCGTCGAGAGGAACACTCCCATTCCCATCAAGCGCAGCAGGATGTTCACATCGGCCGTCGACAACCAGCAGGTGGTGAGCATCCACGTCCTGCAGGGCGAGAGGGAGCTGGCCGAGGGCAACAGGAGCCTCGGACGCTTCGAACTCGTGGGGATCCCGCCGGCCAAGCGCGGCGCCCCGAGGATAGAGGTCTCGTTCGAGATCGACTCGAACGGACTGCTGAGCGTCTCCGCGAAGGACGCGATCACCGGGCGGCTCCAGTCCATGCGGGTCAATCCCAGCGGGGGGCTCTCGGAGGACGAGATACACAGACTGATGAAGGAGGCCGAGGCCAACGCCGAGATCGACAAGGCCAGGATGAGGCTCGTCGAATCCCGGAATGCCGCCGACCAGGCCATCTACGATGCACAGAGGGTGCTCGAGGCTGCCAAGAAGCATCTCGAGAAGGAATCATGGGAGGAACTGGACACTGCGCTTGTCTCCCTGCGGATGACCAGGGACACGACCGACAGGGTCAGGATCGCGAAGGAGACCAGCCGGACGTCCGAGCTGGTGACGCAGGTGTCGAGGCTCATAGAAGTGCTCGACAGCGGCTCGATAGGAGCCTCGGAAGAGCAGGACCAGCTCTATGTCCTCGAGGACAGCCCCGAAGAGCCGCACGAGCTGTAGCTCTTGATCCGGCCCCCGCACATGCCCCCGCATGACCGTCCTTCGGTGACGGTGAGGCGGAGCGCCCCCACACGGAGAGTCCGATGACAGCCAGGAACCCGTACGAGGTGCTGGGCGTCCCGAGGGATGCCGGCACGGACGAGATAAAGAAGGCCTACCGGAAGGCGGCGATGGAGTGCCATCCCGACCGCAATCCCGGCGACAGGGCGGCAGAGGAGCGCTTCAAGGAGATCACCCTCGCGTACGAGATCCTGAGCGATCCCGACAAGAGGGCTCGATTCGACAGGTTCGGAACCGCCGACGGAGGGCCCGACATGTCGGATGTCTTCTCGGGGTTCGGCCTGGACGACGCCATCAGGTCGTTCATGGATGCCTTCGGATGGGGAGCGGGGGGATTCGGGTCGATGTCGGGCGCCGGATCGGGTAGGGGAGCCGGCCCGTCCGCTTCGGGTCCGGACATAGAGGTCGATGTCGATCTCGCACTGCAGGAGGCTGCCCACGGAGGCCCCAGGGAGATCAGGGTGAAGAGGAACGAGCCCTGCCCTGCCTGCGGGGGCACAGGCCACGATGCAGCCGCCGGCTTCGACGAATGCCGCGAGTGCTCCGGAGCCGGGAGGGTCCGCACCGCCAGGAGGACGCTGCTGGGCACCTTCCAGTCGGTCTCCGGCTGCCGGGCCTGCGGAGGCTCGGGCCGCATCGCACGGAAGAAGTGCGCCTCGTGCAGGGGCGCCGGCTCGGAGCAGGTGGAGAGGTCCATCTCCGTCGAGGTCCCCGCCGGGATCTCGGAGGGGTATTCGATAAGGCTGCGCGGGCAGGGAGACCACCCCGGCGGCACCGTCCCGGGAGAT comes from Candidatus Fermentibacter sp. and encodes:
- the dnaK gene encoding molecular chaperone DnaK is translated as MGRAVGIDLGTTNSCMAVAEGGEIVVIPSGEGQRVMPSVVAFTAKGERLVGLVAKRQAITNPRNTIWSIKRLMGRHFEEVSEERMNVSYEVRDNEKGDAVVRVFDRDYTPPEISAMILQRLKSRAEEFLGEPVTEAVITVPAYFNEVQREATKAAGRIAGFEVRRVLNEPTAAALAFMEPTERKRLAVYDLGGGTFDISILQVVNGVFEVMATSGNTHLGGDDFDARIVEWIISEFKREHGLDLSSDPVALQRIREAAERAKCELSTVLEAGINLPFIASDEEGPKHLEMSLTRGLLESLIEDLVKLTREPSEKALNDASVRPEEIDHVLLVGGSTRMPFVRKMVEDIFHQKPAHSVNPDEVVGIGAAVEASVLTGQRKDLVLLDVTPLTLGVETLGGVMAPIVERNTPIPIKRSRMFTSAVDNQQVVSIHVLQGERELAEGNRSLGRFELVGIPPAKRGAPRIEVSFEIDSNGLLSVSAKDAITGRLQSMRVNPSGGLSEDEIHRLMKEAEANAEIDKARMRLVESRNAADQAIYDAQRVLEAAKKHLEKESWEELDTALVSLRMTRDTTDRVRIAKETSRTSELVTQVSRLIEVLDSGSIGASEEQDQLYVLEDSPEEPHEL
- a CDS encoding J domain-containing protein — translated: MTARNPYEVLGVPRDAGTDEIKKAYRKAAMECHPDRNPGDRAAEERFKEITLAYEILSDPDKRARFDRFGTADGGPDMSDVFSGFGLDDAIRSFMDAFGWGAGGFGSMSGAGSGRGAGPSASGPDIEVDVDLALQEAAHGGPREIRVKRNEPCPACGGTGHDAAAGFDECRECSGAGRVRTARRTLLGTFQSVSGCRACGGSGRIARKKCASCRGAGSEQVERSISVEVPAGISEGYSIRLRGQGDHPGGTVPGDLVLHVRSVDYGPFSRSGDNLVYPLTVSFPDAALGSGFDIPTVEGGTRRIDLPPGTQPGDVVSIRGAGMGRLRGRGRGDLEVRISVYVPRRLSQSEKKALKELAGSGNFRKG